The DNA segment CGCTTTGCATCGTGCTGGTCGGTTCGCTGACCGATGCGCTCGGGTTACGCAAGACGTTCCTGCTGGGATTTGCGCTATGCATCATTTCGCGTGTGTTTGTCACGTTCTCCACGACCACGTGGGCCGCGCTGGGAATCGGCCTGACCTTGCTGGCGCTCGGGGAAGGCATGGGCGCGCCGGTGACCATTGCCGCCCTGCGGCGCTACACCACGACCGCGCAGCGCTCCATCGCGTTTTCCGTATTCTACGCCATCATGAACGCAGGGTTCCTCATCGGCGTTCTGATATTCGACGCCTTGCGCGCGGCGCTGGGGGAACACGGCAGCCTGACTTTGCCCGGGCTGGGCATCGAGCTTAGCACCTACCGCGCGACGCTGCTGGCCAGCTTGGCGCTTTCGGTCCCCAGCTTCCTGATCATTTACTTCTGGCTGCGCGAGGGGGTGGAGGCCACGGATCAGGGCGTCGTCATCACGCCGGAGCAGCCGAAGTATCCGGGCAAAAATGCCTTGCAGGTGCTCAAGCTCACTGTCGGGGATACCGCACGCGCTACGGTACGCATCTTCGCCGGGCTGTGGCGGCAAGCCGGCTTCTACAAGTTCCTGGCCTTCCTGACCCTGGCGGTGTTCATCAAGATGATCTTCGTACACATGGACTACACCTACCCGACTTTCGGCATCCGCGAACTTGGGGAAGGGGCGCCCGTGGGACATCTCTACGGGCTGAACAACATACTCATCGTCATCCTGGCGCCGTTGGTAGGTGTGCTGACGCAGCGCATACCCGCTTATCGCATGGTGATCTTTGGCAGTTTCATCGCTGCGTCGTCGGTCTTCATCATGGCAGTGCCGCCACAGTGGTTCCGGCCGCTTGCCGACGACTGGTGCGGCCATTACATCGCCCACGTCTGGCTGCGAGTCAATGGCCCGGTCAATCCCTATTACGTGATGATCTTCCTCTTCGTCCTGTTCCTCTCGATCGGCGAGGCCTTCTACTCGCCGCGGCTTTACGAATACACCGCGGCCATCGCTCCCAAGGGCCAGGAAGCCTCCTACATGGCCATGTCCTCCCTGCCGTTCTTCCTGGCGAAGATAGGCGTGGGGCCGCTCTCCGGGGTGCTGCTGGCTCAATTCTGCCCGGCGACGGGGCCCCGCCACTCGGAAACGCTCTGGCTGATCATCGGCCTGAGCACGATGATCGCGCCGGTGGGGTTGTTCGTGTTCCAGCGTTTCATCCGTGTGCACGAAGCCGGACGCGAGGACTGAAGTCGAACGCGGCGCCGAAATCCGCTTGAATGAAAGAGCTCAGGCAGTAGCTTCGGGGTAGAATGTACTGGAAATGCGCCCTGTTTGCTCTGCTCGCCCTCCTTGTAACAGCTCTCGCCGGCATGGCCCAACCCACTAACCAGATAGACCGATTGAAGGAGTTCAAGAAGCGCGCCGCCGCCTTCAAGTCCGTGATCACGCTGCCGCTATTCGAGACGACCAGCAACGCAATCCGCTTTGAGCTGCGTCAAACCATCGCCGTCGGCAACGCCGCCCTGGACCGCCTCGGGGCCCTCCAGCCCCGGGAGGTCAAGTTCGAGAACACGGTTCGGGCCCTGGACGACATCAACTACCAGGTCAGCCTGACCGCCGACCGTTTCGGGCTGATCAAGGAAACCAGCACAAGGGCCGCTTTGCGCAATGCGGCCACCGAGGCGCTCAAGGAACTCCAGGAATGGACCGTCGGCCTGGACTATCGCGAGGATGTCTACCGAGCCATCAAAGCCTACGCCGACCGCAAGCCGAGGCTGAAGGTCGAGGAGGCGAAGCTGCTCGCCGAAACCATGCGCGATTACCGCCGCGCCGGCCTGGACCTGCCCAAGCCCGAGCGCGACGAGGTCGAGCGTCTGCGCAAGAGCCTGACGCGCCTGATGACCGACTTCGAGTCCAACATCAACAAGGCGAGGAAGACGGTGAAGTTCACCCGGGCCGAGCTGGAAGGCGTGCCCGACAGTTTCCTGGCGCAGGCGAAGAGCGGCGATGACGAATACACCGTCAAGGTGAACGTCACCTGGCACTACCAGAGCGTGATGGAAAACGCCCGCCGCGAGGCCACCCGCAAGCGGCTGCTGCTGTCGCGCGACAACCTGGCCCGCACGGAAAACCTACCGCTGCTGGAGAAGATCCTGCCGCTGCGCGATGACATCGCGCGCAAGCTCGGCTACCCGTCCTGGGCCGACTACCAAACCGAAATCAAGATGGCCCGCAACGCGGCGGCGGTGGTTGACTTCCTGGAGAAGCTCAAGACCGGCCTGCAGCCGAAGTTCGACGCCGAGCTGGCCGAGTTCCGCCGGATTAAGGCCAGGGAAACCGGCGATCCCAACGCGCAGGTCCACATCTGGGACTGGCGCTATTTGAATAACCAGCTCAAGAAAGAGAAGTACAACGTGGACGCGGAGCAGTTGCGCGTGTTCTTCCCCTACGAGCGCGTCCTCGACGGCATGTTCAAGATCTACCAGACCATTTTCGGGCTGAAGTTCGACCCGGTCCAGCCGCCCTACAAGTGGGTTGACGACCTGCAGCTCTACGCCGTTTCGGACGCGCAGACCGGCGAGCCGCTCGGGGTGTTCTATCTCGATATGTTCCCGCGCGAGGGCAAATACAATCACTTCGCACACTTCCGTCTCGTCCAGGGCAAGCTCCTCGCCAGCGGAAAGTACCAGCGCCCGACGGTCGCCCTCATCTGCAATTTCCCCTCGCCCACCAAAGACAAGCCCTCGCTGCTGTCGCACAGCGACGTCGAGACGATCTTCCACGAGTTCGGCCACGCCATGCATTCCATGATGACGCGCGCGAGCTACGCCCGCTTCGCCGGCACCAGCGTCCCGGGCGATTTTGTCGAGGCGCCCTCCCAGATGCTGGAGAACTGGGTCTGGGACAAGAAGGTGCTGGACAGCTTCGCGGCCGACTACCGCGACCCTTCCAGGAAGATCCCCGCCGACATCCTGGCCCAGCTCAAGGCCGCCAAGCTCGCCACCGAAGGCACCCGTTACCGCCGCCAGCTCGCGTTCGGCCTGACGGATATGGCCCTGCACACGCAAATCCACACCAGCAACGCCACCAATGCGCTGCCGCTGTCGAACAAGGTCCTGGGCGAGGTGTTTCTGCCGATGGCGCCGAAGACCGCGTTTGTCGCCTATTTCGGGCACCTGATGGGCTATGACGCCGGTTACTACGGCTACGCGTGGGCTGATGCCATCGCGGCGGACATGGCCACGGTCTTCGAGCGCTCTCCCAACGGTTACTTCGACTCCGCCGCCGGCCGCCGGCTGCGCGACGAGATCT comes from the Candidatus Paceibacterota bacterium genome and includes:
- a CDS encoding MFS transporter, whose product is MADPAIPPAAAAPTSFLGKFTMLFRAVRELWIVFAIVLLSNLAYRVVNFTLRLWLSSDLGFNDVQAGMVVLFWSAGLTLCIVLVGSLTDALGLRKTFLLGFALCIISRVFVTFSTTTWAALGIGLTLLALGEGMGAPVTIAALRRYTTTAQRSIAFSVFYAIMNAGFLIGVLIFDALRAALGEHGSLTLPGLGIELSTYRATLLASLALSVPSFLIIYFWLREGVEATDQGVVITPEQPKYPGKNALQVLKLTVGDTARATVRIFAGLWRQAGFYKFLAFLTLAVFIKMIFVHMDYTYPTFGIRELGEGAPVGHLYGLNNILIVILAPLVGVLTQRIPAYRMVIFGSFIAASSVFIMAVPPQWFRPLADDWCGHYIAHVWLRVNGPVNPYYVMIFLFVLFLSIGEAFYSPRLYEYTAAIAPKGQEASYMAMSSLPFFLAKIGVGPLSGVLLAQFCPATGPRHSETLWLIIGLSTMIAPVGLFVFQRFIRVHEAGRED
- a CDS encoding M3 family metallopeptidase — its product is MYWKCALFALLALLVTALAGMAQPTNQIDRLKEFKKRAAAFKSVITLPLFETTSNAIRFELRQTIAVGNAALDRLGALQPREVKFENTVRALDDINYQVSLTADRFGLIKETSTRAALRNAATEALKELQEWTVGLDYREDVYRAIKAYADRKPRLKVEEAKLLAETMRDYRRAGLDLPKPERDEVERLRKSLTRLMTDFESNINKARKTVKFTRAELEGVPDSFLAQAKSGDDEYTVKVNVTWHYQSVMENARREATRKRLLLSRDNLARTENLPLLEKILPLRDDIARKLGYPSWADYQTEIKMARNAAAVVDFLEKLKTGLQPKFDAELAEFRRIKARETGDPNAQVHIWDWRYLNNQLKKEKYNVDAEQLRVFFPYERVLDGMFKIYQTIFGLKFDPVQPPYKWVDDLQLYAVSDAQTGEPLGVFYLDMFPREGKYNHFAHFRLVQGKLLASGKYQRPTVALICNFPSPTKDKPSLLSHSDVETIFHEFGHAMHSMMTRASYARFAGTSVPGDFVEAPSQMLENWVWDKKVLDSFAADYRDPSRKIPADILAQLKAAKLATEGTRYRRQLAFGLTDMALHTQIHTSNATNALPLSNKVLGEVFLPMAPKTAFVAYFGHLMGYDAGYYGYAWADAIAADMATVFERSPNGYFDSAAGRRLRDEIYAPGDSRDANVSIEEFLGRPRSLEPFLRKLGIEK